The Anopheles maculipalpis chromosome 3RL, idAnoMacuDA_375_x, whole genome shotgun sequence genomic sequence AGAGAATCAATCCTTTACCAACTCCTCCGATCGTCAGAAAGTACCACCAACATACAAATTGCACAATCCCGATTGTCTAATACAAATCCGCATAATAattgtataatttattttagattCCACAAAGCAGTCATTTCGTTGTACATTAGCTCGTAACAGAGGGGGGTGACCTAGCAGTCCTTGGTCTCTGCCACAGTTTTTACGCTCTAGAATCGACATGCTTATTGTATAATTGTAAACTCAGGGAAGCGATTCCTTGTTTTATGATATTATGATGGGATACTTTTCGACGCTAAGGCCCGACGCCAATCAAGGAGCACCATGCCACCATGCCatccaatatttaaaaacgctTAAATGGAATGTCCTACCTTACCCGACCGTACAGCCCAGACCAGAAGGCGCCTTCTGATTATCatctttttaaatatatcaaaTATGCACGAACCTGTTTATTGTCTTGACACTGTGATTCTACATACAGCAGCTCACATTTCAAAAACACGTTTCTGCTCAGCCGTACGAATTTTGGCTGaccaaaatttgaaataatcgtACGACTGAGCAGTGATTTCATCCTCAAGCTGACACCAACCGAAGCCTGACTCCAGGCTTGTAGATTGAATCGGTCGTATACAGTTTAGTCATTATTTTTGTATCTCCTAGCATAATTTAGTAAAGAAGAGTATCATTAGCAAGAGGAACACGGCAAAAAAGAGTACCACTAAAATGGCTCGGGCTATACTGCTAAACCAATCCCCTGGTTGTATTTTGCTGCGATATCTCATATCAATGCGGCTACATTGAATTGAGCTATTGACAATTGGTACAGTATCAGTAGTAGAACTAATCGTTTTAGTCGAAGAGTGAATATGTAGATTCTACAATTGCGTACCCTGTACACCATTGCATGTCGGGTGAATTCTTCATTTGCTTTGCGTCCGGAGGGGACAGAGAAATGTCCTCACTTTCAGCGCGTACAGATAAACAGGAGAAGGAAATACACAAAATTTATACTTGCATTAGGGAAACAACACCGGCGTCCGAAAGCATCCATACTCACTTTCCAAATGTTTGGAACCATGCCCAGCAAAAAAGGCATGTACCATTTCCATGGAGTTTGGTAAGCATCAATTCTCACTTCCCAACCACTTCAAACCGTGTGGATCAAGAATCAGtatttttcaaccatttttcgaTTGTTCCTTGGACTTTTTCGCCATCTCCTGGAACATCTCATACAAAACCATAAGACTCTCTTTGTTAGCCATGGCGGAGATGGGAGCTGATAGTTTAAATTAGCAGCAATGAGAAAGAAACAACCTCATGTATCGATGAATACCAGCAAATCAAAGAATATTGATTGTGAAACCCGGTAAACAGAGACCGCCAACAATATAGGACCAGTTAAAGGTCCACTTTTCAAATAGCTgatttttgatactttttCTTCTAGGCATAACTTTACCAAATTTTGGTAGAGTGATCATTTGCAACTGAACTAAATATAGGATCTTTGTGTCCAAAAAATCACCAATGATGTTGTAATAATATAAAACCTGAAATCCAGACTCCGCACCGACTATCGTTCCCACCAGAGGCGGATCTTCCTAAAAGACGTACGGCCCTTCATCTGGAAAGGGGTCACCGAAGCCTAAGCACAAAACGAATTGACTGTCTTAAATACTGGTGGATCTGATGGATGGCTCACCGATTGCTGCCTCGAGAAAATTTACCCCTCCATTgaatttcacttttattttcaGGTATTTTCTTATCAAATAAGCACAAAGCACACAATTATATGCACACGATGCAATACGGGCATTATGCAGCGCGTCTTCGAAACAGAAAACCGTCGACAGACTGTGAACGGAGTTTTCATCTATCGCTCATAAACGTTCGGACCAAAGGAAACGATGACAGATCACAGCTGACagccctttttgtttgtttacgaaTCAACGCCGCACATCAGCGCACTTTTCGCGATCTCCTGCACGGGTAATGAGCCGAAAGTTGtgcaaaattacaaaacaaaccatcatACTCAATCCCATTCTATACTTTCAGCCATTATGAGGTTACGGAAACACTTTCTACCCCGCACACTGCAGGATGCCGTGGCGACCACATTCATGGCCGGTATCATACCGATAACGTTCTGGTTCGAGGTCTACGTTGCCATACCGGGCATACACGGGCCGGATTCGGTGTACAATTGGGTTCATTTCGTGCCCgccgtactgctgctgttcaaCGTCACCGCTCACATGCTAGCCACCATCCTCTGTGACACCAGCTGCTCGACCGAGCTGATACAGCTACCGGCGCCGAACGTGTCCAGTGCGGTGACCAGCGGTTTCGGTTCGAAATCGTGGCACCTTTGCGCAACGTGTGAATTTATCGCACCACCCCGTTCCTGGCACTGTACCAGCTGCCGGACGTGTATACTGAAGCGGGACCATCACTGTGTCTTTACCGGGTGTTGCATAGGGCACAAAAATCACCGCTATTTCATCATGTTCGTGGCGTACCTGTTCGTATCGACGCTGTACGCGAGCGTGCTGAACAATTACTTCCTCTGGTTTGTGCGGGGCGAAGAGTTCCGCAACTGGACGTCGCTGGTCAAGATTGTGTTCCCGCTCGCGATGCTGATGATCGACATTTCGGCCAAACAGTACTATCTGGTGATTTATCTGATCAACATGGTAGGTGTAATGTTTACCGGTGTGCTGCTGGTTTACCACGGACGCCTTATCCTAAGCGGAGCGGTTGTGCACGAACGAACGGCGCCGGAGTATGATATGGGTCGGGCGGAGAATATGCGAATGGTGCTCGGAAAGCGGTGGTACATTGCGTGGTTATCACCGTTCGTACAGAGCGAACTACCACACAATGGTGTCAACTGGGAAACGCTCCAAAAGCAGACGACTAAAAGTAAGTGAAGGACGGAAAGTATTGTACTGTACAAAAACCAAAGTACGCACAGAGCGACATAACCTGTTGAAGGTGGCCATTTTGTAGCATTTAAGTGATCGGTTTCACTAAAAccaatatttcttttattttttctaaaacaaacaattcgtCTCACTATGTTGGCTGTGTTTCACTGTTGTGAACGGTAATGAAAGAAATGTTCTGTTCCTACCCGGCAAATTCATGCTTTTCACTATATTGAGCAGAttcttctcactatagtgagaagcatGATTTTGTTCAATCTTAAAACAAtatctcacttctcactatagtgagaagtagATTTGTTCCTAAGGGTACGTACTGCCTAACTGCTCTTTCCGTTAAGCCGGTTCCGGTTCCGCCACTCTATGTATATGTTTCTAATACAGTTTCATCTGACTAGCGTTTGGTCAAAAGGAAATCTCTTTACACAACTTACTTCGCCTCACACGAAATGGCACTGGCACAGTTATTGGACCATTTTCTGTCCATTAGAATACCATCTCTTCTGTATTTGATATCATACTGCTGGCACGGTTCGTACGCTGTAGCTGCAACAGTTCCCGTATCAGTGCGGCCTTTTCCCTCTCGAGTAGTGACAGCTTTTCGTTCTTCTGATTTATCTCTTCGCAAAGCTGATGATTTTGTTGCTTCAGATGATTAACCATTTCCGgtggctgttgctgatgctgctgctgcagatgaTGAGCTTGCGAAGGTACCGACTGGTAACTGCCCGCAGAGGACGCGGCTGGTGGTGGAGGGACAGCCGGAGGGATGGAGGCTGTCGGTTGTGGTTGCGATGGACGTTGCTGATGAAGAGCACGCTGCTGATAGTGAGATGGAGCACCCAAGAAAGTGCCTGGGGGAAGAGGACGTAGGGCAAGGTTCATGTGCATTGGGAAACCGCCCCGTTCCCAGCTTTCGGCCAGCATCATAAGATGACGGTTCACCTCGAGAACACGCGCACGCTGGAGGTCTAAGCGTTCCTGTTGTGTTTCGGTCCACGTTTCctgcagagaaaaaaaaaacgagatgaCACAGTTAGTCAACTGATTAAGCATAGGCGTACCAGAGGCCATTTTGACGAGGTCCCTTTgaggatgcgtctttgaggaGACCCTTTCGATAATGCCCCTTTGAGGCCCCTTCGACGAGGACTCTTTGAAGAGTCCTTTACATCAAGGCCCTTTGATGCCCTTTCGACGAGACCCCTTCCACAAGGCCTTTTCGACGAGGAACCTTGATCGAGATCCCTTGGTTGAGGTCCCTTTGAGAAGTCCTCTTCAACAAGGCTCCTTTGAGGCACCACCTCTTTGAAGCCTCTCCCCGAGGTCCCATGGGCAAGGCCACTTGGAAGAGGACACTTGAACGAGGCGTTTTTGAGGAGCATCCTTTGGGGAGGTCCCTTCGAAGAGGCCCTTGAAGGAGACCCCTTGAACAAGACCTCTTGCACGAGACCCCTTGGTTGGGACCCCTTCGGCGACGTTCCTCCGGCTTGGCATTTGGTCCCCTCTTACTTGAATAAGCAATAAACCCCAAAAGACCTCCCCGCTCCCCATAACCACTTAGTCCATTTAGCATTAGATTCGCCACTCATGCGTGCTCTCGAAAACAACGCGACATGTCATCAACCGAAACGTATTTAAGTTGAAATTGTTCGTAACGGAGCTACGAGCAATGAGTTAAATTAGCAAATCCTCAACTTCACCGGAAGCTATCAATTATTCCGTTCCACCATGAGGTTGCTCTCTAAATACACTCGTGCTAAAGGCTTGTAGAGGTAAATAAGGCGCCGGTAGTTAACTTTCCTCTCGCGCCACTAGGTAAACCGACAAAATCCATTAAAATAtggatgtaaacaaaaaacaaaaaaaatggagcaatTTCCTTCTTAAGAAGTTTGCATAGGCGAAAGCTGTGACCCGGGAAAAAGCCTCAAGCAAATCGTCGCACGCATATCGATTTATGAGACTGCATGCATCCGGGGTCGGTCACCTTCACTTACCATGTGTGATCCGGGACGGCCAAGGTATCGCATCTTTTCCTGCACGGTGGCCAGCTGCTTGTGGTACCATTCGCGAGCCCGTTCGACCGCTGTCAATCCCTGCAGTAGGATGTCCTTTTCCTGTTCGATCTGTTTCAAGCGTTTGAGCATGTTGTAGTCAACGCCGTTTTGAAGCGTATGCCGCCTAGGCTCACGGCGTCGCCCGGCTGCACCGGGAGATTTTTTCTGGTACAGTCCACCGGAGCTTAACCGGGCTCCGTCCAGCTGATTGATGGATTGTAGGGAAGGGGAGGAAGTGGAGAGATCCGTTTGTCCATCGGCGGAGCCACGCGCTAGTGACCGTAGTGTGCCTTTGGTTGGGTCTCCTTTATCGCCGCCCGCTTCTCCCATTAGCAGAGACATTTGCCAGTTTTGGAGCGCGTTCCGAATTTCTGCCTTATCGATGCTGGAACTAATTCCAATCgggtgatgatgttgatgctgctgctgcggctgggaATGGTGCTGATGGTGTTGGGAGTTTCGGTCCAGGTTTAAAGATACACGGGGCGGTTTCGGAGGACCAAACGCACCGGGTAGTATGATCGGTGGTGGCTCAAGATCAAGATCACCGTCAGGGCTTAGGAGCTGTGGCATGCTGAGCGTTTTTTGTGCTGGCATCGCATTGTTTGGTCGTACGGTGGCCGTATTGGTTGGTCCAGCGGTGCTCCAAGCTGGTGCTAAGGCAGGCAATTTATTCGTTCCAGAAACACCCGTGTCGAGATCGAGCAGTGGAGCTGATGGAGGTCGCGAGAGGGATAGTTTTGACATCGACACTTTCAGACCCGGATCATCGCGTGCCAAAGGGGAGGAGGATGTCGAATGTGAGATACCGTGTGCGACGGGTGACGCAGACAGTGGATTCGACTGGTTGCGCAACAAACAGATCTTGAGACCGCTGCAGAAGCGCTCGAATGAGAGAAGCCCGTTGGGGGGTGTTACCTTGCGCAGACTGTCGATGACTCCGCGCGGCAATCCCTTGGAACCGTCGTCCTGCCAGCGTTCCTCGATGTCGGCCAAGCGGACGAAACCTGTTTTGCTATCGTCCATGATGTCGAACAGTGTGCGCATGGCGGCTACGAACGCTTTCGGCAATCCGTCGCCattcggttgctgctgctgttgatgatgcagttggtggtgatgatgatgatgatgttgaagaTATGGACGATTATCCTGACCGGCTGAAGAAGGGTGCACCAGTGGACTGGAACTTGCCGTTGGAAGCACTGGAGCAAGAGGCTGTCCGGTGGATGACTGTTGTCGATGatactgttgttgctgctgctgctgttgatgctgacgatgATTGTGCAGATGCGTCGCCATACCGGTTGCTGACATCGGTGCTGTGGCCGACGTAGGAATTGGCCGTTGTGCGCTCAGGGATAGTATGTTCTTTCGGTTGCGGTTGGACAGTGGGTCCATCGCTCACTCACGTTTCCTATCCTAGCGATCTTCGACTTCACTTGCCACTAACCACTTAGGTTTTCTGCTTCTTAATACACCAATCTCGAACCAACATCACGTACTACAGTGAAGgagggagagtgagagagaaactGATCCAGCACAGTGCGCAATTTGAACGCGCTTCAACCTGGGTCCGGTTTCTTGTTCTGCTTTCTTCATCCACAGCAACTCAGAGACGGCTAGAGTCCTTTTCttggttgtttattttgttgccaAACGACCTGGCACCCCTCAGAGTGGCTCTGATGCCTCAGGGCTATCGGTGCCTTTTCTTTCACTTCGAATCCTTCCACCGTTCCGAACAGGAACAGGTATTTTACACGGTAACTTTCAACTTTTgatcgcacatacacacaagctcTTGGATCCACTACTGTACTTAtattattttcactttttcaaaataaaaatagaatacACTTTCTTCAAACTAAACGTTTCCAAATCAACCGTCAGATGTGATTTTAAAAAAGCCCTCTTCATGTTTCACCACACGTAACACACAAGATCACCTCAAGATCATCCAATTAACACTCCGCACAAGCGATCGATTTCAACTATTCACACCGCATAACCCTTTTTCTCATATGATCGTTACATTCGCTTCAAACCGTGCCACGAGCCAAATGCAAGACCCGTTGACAGAACCAAAAACAGCATCCGCCGTCGGTGAAGTCACGCGAGAGAATGCGTATACGCGCGGACGGAGACTCGCGCGTTAGTTTGaactttccgtttttttttcgttgtttggttttactgtatgtgtatgtgtgtgtgtgtctctcccaccaccaacaacagcagcaacaaaccaaCCTTTCGAACTTGATTCCGAGAGTCCAAAATCGGTTCGGTAGGAGGTAAGCGTGGCAACCATGTGCACAAGCGAGAACAAACCTCACCCGTAAGCTGGCCGTCGAAATGGGACAGATTTGGCGGTAGGTAGGCTTTAAGGGGGAAGTGAAGGTGTAGAGGGATTCCCTTTTTGCTTGCCGTTGCTATACTGTGCTGTCCGCTCTACAGTGCTGCGCGGAATAGAAGCAGACGCAGGAAAAACAAGGGCTCTTTTGTTGGGAAAGGAAGATCCGTTAAGGATCTGGTGCAGAGCAGCGCAGGTCGGGGATGAGTAATTGTGGGTTTATAGTTTTAGGTAACTGAGGTGTAATGAGGAATATAATCCCTAAAGAAGGGTGTAAGATTGTGGCATGCTTGTTACAGCTTAATTGGATTAGACACTTCTCGAATGCTCAAGTCAACCTAAAGAGCCCTCAATTTTGCACCATTAATTCTAGAACCATATCTtcattttgatattttgaatatCAGGAATTCTGGTCACTTTCTTATTGGAGCCACTgtacaaacacatttttcgtttgcttccaCCTACATCTTTTCCCAAACGACCCTGGATGGTCATCCATCGGGTCGATCGCCAACCTAGCCGAGGCCATAAAACTGTGCGGACGCTACTCGGTAGGCATTGTGGTTAGCATAAAAATGCCATAcatatgtgtttgtgtccggGATTTCGCCCCCTCACATAGCGAAGCATTACAACAACCCCATCCCCCAGAGCTGGAGGAACTGGGGAAGGTATCAGAAGGAGGTGGTGGTGCGGAAATCTGTGCTTTGTTGTCGTTTTAAATCCCGCTAGGCCTTGCGAGTGATGGCGTTGGAGACAAAAACGTCATAAAATATAcagttacacacacacacacgaaccgTTGGGCCTGCCGATTAGCTCCAACGCCGTCAGCCAAATGGCGCTTCAGTTGGAAGGTGAGATGACGGTAAGCGAAGCATAAAATCTATCTGATCGTTTCGTTTACCAGTATCAAACTACATACTACTCGGCGCCCCATTACTCGGAGGCGCACTTACGTAAGGATGGCTGGGGGTCCCCAGAGCTCGCAATTGTACGGTTGTTGTGTGccctttgttgtttttcttttttcatttgcatcgCTCAATTATGCTTCTGTTTATGTTATGCCAAAAGGGGCATGCGGGAATATGGCCCATGCTTACGAAAGCACAAGCGCTTTTTGAGCTTTCGGAACGGTTTGGCGAAACATGGTGTGAATTATGATCGGAAATTGCGAtaaacgttttgtttgcttttctgaGATCGAGAGACGGAGAGTG encodes the following:
- the LOC126565161 gene encoding probable palmitoyltransferase ZDHHC24 → MRLRKHFLPRTLQDAVATTFMAGIIPITFWFEVYVAIPGIHGPDSVYNWVHFVPAVLLLFNVTAHMLATILCDTSCSTELIQLPAPNVSSAVTSGFGSKSWHLCATCEFIAPPRSWHCTSCRTCILKRDHHCVFTGCCIGHKNHRYFIMFVAYLFVSTLYASVLNNYFLWFVRGEEFRNWTSLVKIVFPLAMLMIDISAKQYYLVIYLINMVGVMFTGVLLVYHGRLILSGAVVHERTAPEYDMGRAENMRMVLGKRWYIAWLSPFVQSELPHNGVNWETLQKQTTKSK
- the LOC126564270 gene encoding suppressor APC domain-containing protein 2 is translated as MDPLSNRNRKNILSLSAQRPIPTSATAPMSATGMATHLHNHRQHQQQQQQQQYHRQQSSTGQPLAPVLPTASSSPLVHPSSAGQDNRPYLQHHHHHHHQLHHQQQQQPNGDGLPKAFVAAMRTLFDIMDDSKTGFVRLADIEERWQDDGSKGLPRGVIDSLRKVTPPNGLLSFERFCSGLKICLLRNQSNPLSASPVAHGISHSTSSSPLARDDPGLKVSMSKLSLSRPPSAPLLDLDTGVSGTNKLPALAPAWSTAGPTNTATVRPNNAMPAQKTLSMPQLLSPDGDLDLEPPPIILPGAFGPPKPPRVSLNLDRNSQHHQHHSQPQQQHQHHHPIGISSSIDKAEIRNALQNWQMSLLMGEAGGDKGDPTKGTLRSLARGSADGQTDLSTSSPSLQSINQLDGARLSSGGLYQKKSPGAAGRRREPRRHTLQNGVDYNMLKRLKQIEQEKDILLQGLTAVERAREWYHKQLATVQEKMRYLGRPGSHMETWTETQQERLDLQRARVLEVNRHLMMLAESWERGGFPMHMNLALRPLPPGTFLGAPSHYQQRALHQQRPSQPQPTASIPPAVPPPPAASSAGSYQSVPSQAHHLQQQHQQQPPEMVNHLKQQNHQLCEEINQKNEKLSLLEREKAALIRELLQLQRTNRASSMISNTEEMVF